TCCAAGGCCCTCCCCACCTTTTCTAAGATGGGTTGGTGAATCTCATCTCTCCAAGTCGTTGCTCCAGGCAAGATTAAGAGGTCTCCACTCTCAATTGTACACCCTGTAACGGAAACATCTGGTTGAACAGTCAATCCTCCCATCGTTGTCACCATCTCTACTGTCGCACCGACAGTAGTGACCTCTAATGGCGCAATTCCTTGTTTGAAATAGCGCCCTGTATGAAGTTCAGCGAGTAAATAGCCATATTCCCAGTCTGACATAGTGTCACATACATAAAGATAAACGCGTTTCGTTCGCATTTAATCGCTCCTATCATAATTGGTAGTCTCGATTATATACGAACTCCCCTGACACTTAACGTCAGGGGAGTCATCATTCTTCATAAAAATTAATTAAATCTGTTAGAACCTCCACACAGCGTGCCTTCAGACTCGTTGGCTCGATGACTACAATCGATTTCCCGTATGGAAACAGCAAATACGGGAGATAGGTATCCAAAACCTCTTGATTAAGAAGAAAGACAGCTTGATCTGAATTCCGTTCTTGTAAGTAATGTTCTAAGAACCAATGTTGACATAGATCGTCCAGTGCCCTTGTACTTCCCTTTACAACTAAAGAAATGACTCCCTCCTCCTCGTTCATAGTAGGCAGAAGGTTTCTCATAAAGTAGTTCCGTGCAGAGAAGTTTATCGGTGGCGTAAACGTATGCTCACTTACCGTTAGGCTCTGTATTCGGTTGATTCTAAAACTCCGGATATCCTCTCTTAGATGGCAGTATCCAATTAGATACCATTTCTTATTCCAATAAATAACCCGATAAGGGTCAACCAATCGATCCTCGGACTCCTCTTTGTTCCTCTTATAATACCGGATATAGACAGCGGAACCGTCAGCTACGGCCTGCTCTAACTCCCTTAAGAATGGTTCTTTAGAGAGGGAACTGAATCCACTTATGATTTCAAGACTCTCAACATGATGATTCACCTTCATCTGCTGTTCCTGATTTTGATAATGAGCCAACTTTGAAATCGCCCTATTTAAGGCTTCATCCCCATAATATCCCGCTTCTTCTGCAAATACAGCTGCGTGATAAAGAGAGGCTTGTTCTTCGAAATCGAAGAACAGAGGTGCTTCAATGAAATCATTTAATAACGAGTAGCCACCGTTATGACCCGGTTCCGCAATGATTGGGACTCCACTTGTTGAGAGTGTATCCACATACCGGTAAACAGTCCTTATGTTCATCTCTAACTTGTCTGAAATGTCCTTTGCTGTCACTTTGTTCCCTGAACGCAGCATCCATAGAATGGCTAACAGGTTATCCATTTTGGCCACGTAGACTCACCTCGATTGTGAAAGATGTTGAACGAGTTACTCCTAGTATAACGAACTCAATCTGACTTATCGTTTGTGCAGGATTCATTTAACTCCATGCCTCTAAGCTAAAATAAAAAACGCCCTATCGCTTATACACGAATAGGACGAGGAAATAGATGAACGTCATGACACCAATGGTGCTTAGTGCTTTAACGATTTCTTCTGCAGTGTAGGAAGACACATGCATAACGAAGTAGATGGGCCACGTCAGCATTCCTACGATTCCAATGAGCGATAAAAATTTCTTGTCTGACATGTGTACTTCACCTCCCTAAGCAGGTACGAATTGGAGTAACCATCCGTTTCAGACATCATAAATGTTAGTCATCCTTGCCGTTAATAAACTTCATGATCCTCTCTTGATAATCTTCTTTAGCCACTGTGTACCCTTCTGTATGAGTCGCTTCTGGTACAATCCACAACTCCTTCTCTCCTCCAGCCGCTTTATACAATTCAGTTGCCATGTCAGTCGGAACGAGAACGTCTTCTGCTCCATGTATGAAGAAGATGGGTACTTCCGCTTGCTTCACTTGTTGTAATGTTGAAGCTTCATTGAAATTGTAGCCTGCACGTAGGTCTGTAATCAGGCTCGTTACTTGAAGGATAGGAAACGATGGAATGCCATACAAGTTCTTCATTTGGTGAGCCAACTCTTCCTCAACAGATGTATACGCGCTGTCCGCAATCACGCCCTGCACTTCTTCTGGAAGCTCTTCCCCACTTGTCATCAGGACTGTCGCAGCTCCCATAGAAAAGCCATGTAAGATGAGTGACTCAGCTCCTTTCTCTTCGATGAGAAGGTCGACCCACTCGATAAAGTCAAGTCGGTCGTGCCAACCATATCCGATGTATTGCCCCTCACTTTCCCCATGCCCACGAGCATCCGGCTTTAGAATGTGGAAGCCCTGCTCATAATAGAACTTCGTAATGCCAGGAAGCTGCTCTTTATTTCCTTTATAACCGTGGGCAAGTACCACGGTTTTTCCATTCGGGTTTTCATTTTCTAAGTAGACAGCCTTAAGTTTGAGTTCATCACTTGTTTCAATTTCGAGGTTCTCGAAGTTCTGTTCTGATGTCCAATGTTCTAACAGACTTTCTTCCTCCTCCACACTTGCGGTAACTGTTTCAGCTTCGTTCTTCCCTCCATGCAAATCAACTGCCTCGCTGTTGCTATTGATCGCAATGCCGTAGAAATACTGCCCAGCACCTGCTAATCCAGCCAGCACAATCAGGATCAACAATGTAGGAATCCAAACTCGTTTTCGCTTCATTAGCTCTCTCCTTCTTTCTCTCATTCTAAATGATGCCTTCTCCCTTACGATTCATGTTTATTCGCACGTTCGGTAAGCGCTTACAATTAATAGAATAAACGACCGTGTTCAAGTGAAACTGGAATTGAGAGTGGGTTCAATTCCTTTTTCAGCTGAACACGGTTTCTGTACACTGTATTCTTCCAGCAATCATTCAGAACATCTTGTGTCTAGTATAAGCGGAAGTCTATGAAATCCACAACCTCGTATCGGTTAGCGACTTCTGACGAGTAAGCGAACCGCTTCTTGAACGGCCTCTTCTCTATGGTCCTCATCGTTAGCTAGACACTGTTGAAGATTCTCGCTAACCACGGTGGCCATCGCGCGGTCAAGTGCAGTGCGAACAGCAGACATTTGCGTGACGACTTCTCGGCAGTCTTTCTCTTCTTCCATCATGTTCAGTAGGCCTCTTACTTGCCCCTCCATACGTTTCAACCGGTTCTTCATTTTAGCATCGTAATTCATGTAGGTTCCTCCTCTTCCTTTAAGCATATCGACGAGGAGGTTGTTCTCCCCGTTATTCTAAAGAATATCTACCCAAATCTTTATTGCTGTTGCAGCAATGAGTAGGGCTAGAACTGTTTGCAAGATTTTCGTGTTCGCTTTCTTTCCTGCATTGGCACCAAGTGGAGAAGCAATAAGGCTCGCTATAATCATAATAGCAGCTGGACCGTATTCGACTTGTCCTGTCGTGACTTTGCCGACTGTCGCCCCAATGGATGAGATAAACGTAATCGCCAGAGATGAAGCAATCGTCATGCGAGTCGGGATTTTAAGTACGACAAGCATAATCGGCACAAGTAGAAATGCACCAGCGGCCCCTACAATTCCTGCGCCAATCCCCACGATAAATGCAAGCGATGCAGCGAGCGGTTTATTAAAGGTCACATCTTCAAGTGGCTGATTGTCTAATCCCTTTTTGGGCACGAACATCATGACGGCAGCTATGACCGCAAGTAATCCATACGTGATGTTAATGCCATCTTCTGAAAGTAGGTTCGAACCATACCCGCCAATGAAACTACCAATTAAAATACTAACCCCCATGTAAAGAATCAGCGTCTTGTTGAGATAGCCTCCCTTTCGATAGGCCCACACACCTCCAATTGTTGCAAATAGGACTTGGACTGCACTAATCCCTGACACTTCGTGCGCAGTGAAGGCTGATACACCGACCAATGGAGGAATGTAGAGAAGCATTGGGTATTTAATAATTGACCCACCAATGCCTAACATTCCTGATAGATAAGAACCGATAAATCCAATAAGAAATATGGTGATCATTAAGCCAAATTCCATGGTGTTCACTCCTTTTCGTTAAGAAAAGGGAACCATATACATGGCCCCCTATCTTATTGAACATTTACCCTTTCTGAATCCAGAACTTGAGTACGTCGTTTTCTTCTGTATCTTGAAGAAGCTCATGGCCACCAGATTTCGCCCATGCAGTTAAATCACTTTTCGCACCTTTGTCTGTTGCATGTACTTCAAGGATTTGACCAGATTCTAAGTCTTTCATCGCTTTCTTCGTTTTAACGATTGGCATTGGGCATGCTAGCCCTTTTGCGTCTAGTACTTTAGTAGATTCCATAATTAATTCCTCCTGAATAGGTAAGTTATTGAACCGCGCAACGGTTCGGGCCGATTTCCATCTCACGCTGTTCTTCTTCCTCTGGCGTGATCTTGCCCATATTCGTTTCGCGGATTTGTTGATAAGCATTCGGCTGTGGCGGTAGATTCTCTGTTACAACCTTCCTGAACTGTGCTTCATCTTCAATGTTCAAGCCGTGATTGTTCGCATATAAGGTACCGAGCTTCTCCGCGACTCGCCCTCTGTCATCCATCTCACTCATCTTCATAAAGTGAGCCGGTAGAACGATCAGGTCTTGAGAAAGTTCTTTGTAGCGAGCGTATAAGCTTTCACGTAAGTCTCCTACCCAATCTTCTGCAAGTCCAGCAAGGTCAGGGCGACCGATGGAGTCGATGAAGAGGATATCTCCAGACAATAGATACGATTCATCGACTACGAAAGATGTCGACCCAATTGTATGACCAGGTGAATAGAGTGCATGAATGTCAATGGACGTCCTTCCCACTGCGACGACGTTGCCGCCTTCCAATGGCTCATAGTCGAACGTTACTTCTGTTGCATCCTTAGGTGGTAGCCAGTACGTCGCGCCCGTGTTGGCGGCAATCCGTCGTCCACCAGAGATATGGTCCGCATGCAAATGAGTATCAAATACATTCGTAATCGTTGCATTCTTGCTTGCAGCAAAATCTTCAAATACACCGGTCATACGAGTAGCATCCACAATAGCCGCTTCGTTACCTGATAGAACCATGTAAGACAAGCACCCTTTGCCGATACGAACAAATTGGTATAGCTCTCCGCCATCCGGTAGATCGCCTACTTTCACAGGTTCGAGATGTTCACTCCACGCTTTCATCCCACCTTGCAGGTAAGATACCGTCATTCCCGCTTCTGATAGCATGTCGGCTACCATAATGGATGAACCTTCTTTCGCACAGACGACTAGGATATCCTGATCGGATGGGAGTTGGTCTAGAATCTCTTCCACTCCGTCTAATAAATCGAAGTAAGGAACGTTCATGTGACTAACGCTCTTGCCTTCAATCTTCCAATCTTGATACGCGTCTTCATTTCGAACGTCTAATAGAAACAGTGGTTCTTGGTGAATCACTTTCTTTGCAACTTCACCTGCTGTCATCGCATGTACAGTCATCTTCATACCTCCTTAGGTATCGTTTTGTTAAATCATAAAGAGGAAATACTCGTGCCTATAGCTTTTCAATCTCTCCTGGCCATTCGCTCATACCTGGTAGCACGTTCACAACGTCCTTGAATCCATTCTGGGATAGCTTCTGAGCGGCTAGGTCGCTTCTGCTTCCAGTGCGACAGATAACATAAATGGAATCTTCTTGATTCAATTCATCCATACGTGTGTCCAGTTCTCCAAGCGGTATAGAGATTGCCTTTGGAATGTGTCCGAATGCATACTCAGCAGACTCACGAACGTCGAGTACAATTCCACCTTCTGCTTGATGCTGAACTAGCTCTTCATTTGTCGTTGTATGTGGGTGTTGTTTCTCTTCCGTTTCATCACCTGATGATTTACGAATATAGTGGCTCAACACGTCGCCTTCTTCCAAGGTTCCAAGATAATGATGCCCAGAACTCTTAGCCCATGCTTCGAGATCGGCCTTTGAGCCTTTATCTGTTGCTTGCACTTCAATGACTTGGCCCGCGCCAACGTCTTTCATCGCTTTCTTCGTCTTTACAATCGGCATCGGACACGCAAGGCCCTTTGCATCAAGAACTGAATCAGATTTAATTGTAGCCATGATGGTTACCTCCTGTACCCCAACGGGTATTTATTTAAGGGTAAAAAGAATGCCAGTCTTTCAGGCATGTGCGTACCTCTATATTGATAATTCCCCGTATACCCTAAGGTCTCCAGGTATTCATTCCACCTTTAACGTTCGTAACAGAGGTGAAACCAAGACGCTTCAACACTTTCGAAGCTTGCTTACTTCTCATTCCACTTTGACAGATGACAACGACCTCTTTGTTCGAATCTAGTTGTTGTGTAGCCTTTTTATCTAACGTTTGCAAAGGGATGTTCTTGAATCCACGTATAGAATTTCGTTTAAACTCTCCAGCCGTTCGCACATCTACATATTGTTTGTCTTTGTCGTTCAGTTGTTCCTTTAGTTGTGTCGTGGTAATCTGCTTCATCCCTTTAACCGGAAGGAATCGTTTCACAATCAGGTAGATTAGGATGCCATAGATGACGTAACTTACATATTCCATGCTAGTTCCCTCCTACAGGTGGTCGATTATATAAATAGATTTACGTTTCCGTCTTCCGCTTCGCCCAAGTATGCCGCAACCCCTGCATATTCGATTTCATCTAGTAGCTCTTCTTTCTGGAGTCCCAACAGGTCCATCGTCATCGTACACGCAACGAGGTTTACGTCTTGTTCTTGTGCCATTTCAATAAGTACTGGCAATGGCATGACATTATGCTTTTTCATAACGTCTTTAATCATTTTCGGACCGAAACCGGCGAATTGCATCTTCGATAGCCCCATCTTATTGACGCCTCTAGGCATCATCTTGCCGAACATCTTCTCCATGAAGTTCTTCTTCACTTTAATGTCCTCGTCTTTCCGAAGGGCATTCAATCCCCAAAATGTGTGGAAGATTGTCACTTCATGGTCGTAGGCAGCTGCACCATTGGCGATAATGTAAGCTGCCATCGCTTTATCATAATCCCCACTAAATAACACAATGTTCGTCTTCTTTTGTTCTGACATATATGAACCTCCCAGGTCTATTTACCCCTAAGGGTATATAAAATGACAAAAAATAAAATGGCCATCCACCATTCCTTTGTCTTTTAGTTCGATTTTGTTAAGATACATTTATCTTATACCCCCTTAGGTATAAAGTCAACATCTATTTTTTATGTACTTCATTCAACAGTATGATTAAAACTCATCGCAATCCTCCTGACCGCGATGAGTAAGCGTGTAGACTTACAATTCACTATAGCTTCGGACGCCGTCTATGCCAGTCGCTTTTTTCACCCCATTACGTATCGCTTTCTGTACAACATAGGCCGCTAAATGGCCAACTACATTTAAATCTGCATCCACTTCATTTGTAGATAAGGTAAAGAGGGTATCTCCATCTACCATCGAATGAGAAGGCCTCGTCGTACGTGCGAATCCATCGTGGGCCATAGAGGCAATCTTGTTCGCATTCGCCTTAGTCAGGGAAGCATTAGTGACAACCGTACCAATGGTTGTGTTTCCTGAAAATCGATTCGTGTTCTCTTTACCCGATTCATGGGTGAGAAGGATGGAATCTGTGCGAAGGAATGATTGATGCTCTACATCATAGACACCCGCAAGGATTTCACCCGTCTCATCGTCTAGGATGTCTCCAAAACTATTTACTGCAACGACAGCACCTACTTTCAGTTCCCCCACTTGAAACGCAAAGGTACCAAGTCCACCCTTCATAGACGATTCTTTACCGAGAATCTTCCCGACCGTCGCACCAGTCCCTGCACCAACCGAACCTTCGCGATCATCTTGTTGCATCAGCGCTCGCTGGGCTGCTTCATACCCCATCTTCTCATCAGGACGCACATTAGCTGAACCAATCCCCAAATCAAACAACACAGCCCCCGTTACAATCGGAACACGAGCCACTTCTACATCGAATCCAACCCCCTGTTCTTCAAGAAACTTCATCACGCCACCACCCACATCTAACCCGAACGCACTCCCACCAGTAAGGAAGACACCATGCACCTCTTCTACTAAATTCTCTGATGCCAGCAAGTCCGTCTCTCGGGTACCCGGGGCCCCACCCCGTACATCAACTCCTCCTACAGCACCTTGCTCACACAAAATAACGGTACACCCTGTAGCAGCTTCTAAGCTTTCTGCATGGCCAATTCTAAACCCCTCAATCTCCTCAATAGCGATTTCCTTCATCATTAGCCTCCTCTGTCTTTGTTCTCCTTACCTATTCCTTGTTTAGCTAGAGATAACCCTTTTTCCCAAATAAAAAAAAGGTTGTGGACAGTGCCCACAACCTTTCTATGTAATTGAGACGAACCAGAGAATCAAACAAAGGATTAACACAAGAGCAAAGGACATCCCCGCTTGTTTCCAAGTATACCGATGTTGTACTCGACCTAACAGACGATCAATGATGAAGAACAGAATAGAAGCCACTAAGCTAAACGGAATCAGAATGAGTCCAAATAATAAATGGAACGTTGCAGAGATGAGAATCTCTAACTTCTCTTCCTCTAATTTATTCGAAATGGACCGGCCAATCCAATCGCTTAGAAGTGATGTGGCTCCCCCGTAGATAAGGATAGCTGGAAAACTGTACATCATGATGATGAGGACATAGCCTGGATACTCTTCCGTATAGAGTGCAGCTAGCGCAAAAGAAAATAGGATGCTAGATATGGATGTGCTGATTAGTTTTCTTTGTAGAATAGGGAACGCTCCTTTTCACCTTATGACTTACAGTAAATATTGTTAATACCTTCTGAAGAATCCTCCACCTTCATCGATTGGACGGTCAATGGTTGTATCACCATCGCCATCGCGGTAGTACCCCTCTACGGATGTTCCGTCCGCTCGTTCATACCCACTCACCTCATGAGGGTCTACCCAAGTAGAGTCATCATCTTCACCGAAGTTATCGTCATCATCAATAGTAGCATCAAATCCGTCTGAAACATTAAAGATAACCAAGCCTAATGTCGCAACGGATAACACGAAGATAAATGGTGTAACGAAAGCTTTTGAACGCTTGCATAGAAACACCCATAGAAAGAAACATAGTGCCCCGACTGCAATCATGGACACGATTTCTAGCTCCTCCCATGTGAAGATGTCTGTATAA
The window above is part of the Pontibacillus halophilus JSM 076056 = DSM 19796 genome. Proteins encoded here:
- a CDS encoding helix-turn-helix transcriptional regulator, which encodes MAKMDNLLAILWMLRSGNKVTAKDISDKLEMNIRTVYRYVDTLSTSGVPIIAEPGHNGGYSLLNDFIEAPLFFDFEEQASLYHAAVFAEEAGYYGDEALNRAISKLAHYQNQEQQMKVNHHVESLEIISGFSSLSKEPFLRELEQAVADGSAVYIRYYKRNKEESEDRLVDPYRVIYWNKKWYLIGYCHLREDIRSFRINRIQSLTVSEHTFTPPINFSARNYFMRNLLPTMNEEEGVISLVVKGSTRALDDLCQHWFLEHYLQERNSDQAVFLLNQEVLDTYLPYLLFPYGKSIVVIEPTSLKARCVEVLTDLINFYEE
- a CDS encoding alpha/beta hydrolase gives rise to the protein MKRKRVWIPTLLILIVLAGLAGAGQYFYGIAINSNSEAVDLHGGKNEAETVTASVEEEESLLEHWTSEQNFENLEIETSDELKLKAVYLENENPNGKTVVLAHGYKGNKEQLPGITKFYYEQGFHILKPDARGHGESEGQYIGYGWHDRLDFIEWVDLLIEEKGAESLILHGFSMGAATVLMTSGEELPEEVQGVIADSAYTSVEEELAHQMKNLYGIPSFPILQVTSLITDLRAGYNFNEASTLQQVKQAEVPIFFIHGAEDVLVPTDMATELYKAAGGEKELWIVPEATHTEGYTVAKEDYQERIMKFINGKDD
- a CDS encoding metal-sensitive transcriptional regulator, which gives rise to MNYDAKMKNRLKRMEGQVRGLLNMMEEEKDCREVVTQMSAVRTALDRAMATVVSENLQQCLANDEDHREEAVQEAVRLLVRSR
- a CDS encoding sulfite exporter TauE/SafE family protein — translated: MEFGLMITIFLIGFIGSYLSGMLGIGGSIIKYPMLLYIPPLVGVSAFTAHEVSGISAVQVLFATIGGVWAYRKGGYLNKTLILYMGVSILIGSFIGGYGSNLLSEDGINITYGLLAVIAAVMMFVPKKGLDNQPLEDVTFNKPLAASLAFIVGIGAGIVGAAGAFLLVPIMLVVLKIPTRMTIASSLAITFISSIGATVGKVTTGQVEYGPAAIMIIASLIASPLGANAGKKANTKILQTVLALLIAATAIKIWVDIL
- a CDS encoding sulfurtransferase TusA family protein, encoding MESTKVLDAKGLACPMPIVKTKKAMKDLESGQILEVHATDKGAKSDLTAWAKSGGHELLQDTEENDVLKFWIQKG
- a CDS encoding MBL fold metallo-hydrolase produces the protein MTVHAMTAGEVAKKVIHQEPLFLLDVRNEDAYQDWKIEGKSVSHMNVPYFDLLDGVEEILDQLPSDQDILVVCAKEGSSIMVADMLSEAGMTVSYLQGGMKAWSEHLEPVKVGDLPDGGELYQFVRIGKGCLSYMVLSGNEAAIVDATRMTGVFEDFAASKNATITNVFDTHLHADHISGGRRIAANTGATYWLPPKDATEVTFDYEPLEGGNVVAVGRTSIDIHALYSPGHTIGSTSFVVDESYLLSGDILFIDSIGRPDLAGLAEDWVGDLRESLYARYKELSQDLIVLPAHFMKMSEMDDRGRVAEKLGTLYANNHGLNIEDEAQFRKVVTENLPPQPNAYQQIRETNMGKITPEEEEQREMEIGPNRCAVQ
- a CDS encoding sulfurtransferase TusA family protein, with the protein product MATIKSDSVLDAKGLACPMPIVKTKKAMKDVGAGQVIEVQATDKGSKADLEAWAKSSGHHYLGTLEEGDVLSHYIRKSSGDETEEKQHPHTTTNEELVQHQAEGGIVLDVRESAEYAFGHIPKAISIPLGELDTRMDELNQEDSIYVICRTGSRSDLAAQKLSQNGFKDVVNVLPGMSEWPGEIEKL
- a CDS encoding rhodanese-like domain-containing protein, which translates into the protein MEYVSYVIYGILIYLIVKRFLPVKGMKQITTTQLKEQLNDKDKQYVDVRTAGEFKRNSIRGFKNIPLQTLDKKATQQLDSNKEVVVICQSGMRSKQASKVLKRLGFTSVTNVKGGMNTWRP
- a CDS encoding DsrE/DsrF/DrsH-like family protein, with the protein product MSEQKKTNIVLFSGDYDKAMAAYIIANGAAAYDHEVTIFHTFWGLNALRKDEDIKVKKNFMEKMFGKMMPRGVNKMGLSKMQFAGFGPKMIKDVMKKHNVMPLPVLIEMAQEQDVNLVACTMTMDLLGLQKEELLDEIEYAGVAAYLGEAEDGNVNLFI
- a CDS encoding P1 family peptidase; the protein is MKEIAIEEIEGFRIGHAESLEAATGCTVILCEQGAVGGVDVRGGAPGTRETDLLASENLVEEVHGVFLTGGSAFGLDVGGGVMKFLEEQGVGFDVEVARVPIVTGAVLFDLGIGSANVRPDEKMGYEAAQRALMQQDDREGSVGAGTGATVGKILGKESSMKGGLGTFAFQVGELKVGAVVAVNSFGDILDDETGEILAGVYDVEHQSFLRTDSILLTHESGKENTNRFSGNTTIGTVVTNASLTKANANKIASMAHDGFARTTRPSHSMVDGDTLFTLSTNEVDADLNVVGHLAAYVVQKAIRNGVKKATGIDGVRSYSEL